aaaaaaagaactaaACCATCATATTTTTAACTCTATCAAATTAGCAATTACGCTTTTAtctttgacaaagataaaataatttccatttaattaagtgtaattttttcaaattaatatttttatattatcaatacgtttttttttgtcattattgttttttactttCTGGATActctttagtaaaattatttctaatatctgACTTTAGCTAGAGATAAAAGAATCAAATTCAGAAAGAAGGAaagattttagattttttattttaatgcgaGTTCAAATTTCTTGCGGCGTCGCGCGGAAACACTCCTAAAAAGGAGTCAGGGAAGTATAAgggaagagagatagaaaggAGAATGGTTGATGAGGATAGTGAAGAAAGTGTATATTTTTCTAAACGACGATGGAAGAAGTGCAGCAGAAAGGCACCGAGAAAAGGTTCACGTGGTTGTACGAACGTTAGATGCTAAAATCAATCGACACGGATTCGTTCGTGTACAGTCTCTAAAAAGTCTCGCACACTCGccctatttatatatatatatatatatatatatataatatatgtatgtataatacgtTCCGCCGGCCTAAATTGTGCTAAACTACTtggcacacgcacacgcacgcacaatCGCGCACACTCACGCATCTATTCGCGCGTATGTATATCCGAATAGATTATCCTCggctctttctgaattttatacTTCAACTAGACACTGTTTGATTGTTACATTTGGCAATTCGGCAGCGCTCGCGAGTTTTCAAGCTCCTTGTCTTATTACGCGACTACGGGGCGACGTGCTGCACGCCACGCGCCGCTGAGAACTTTGTTCCCGGTGTTAAATTACTTCAATAAGAATGCAAACGAGAAATACCATATATATTTGATGTTAGCTCGAtgtcgcgtcgcgcgcgagaaTTACCTTCGGGTTGACAGCTACGACGGAACTACGACGTAACGCGCTGATCGTTCTGTTGCGCTCACGTCAGGGATTCTCGAAGAAATTTTGAATAGATCGTTCTTAACTCTttgctaaaaagaaaaatgacagTGACGCGCGATGCAATCGAATGGAAGGAATTTGGTTGGAACAAATTCATCAGCGTGTCGGCGTATAGCAAAGCGCACACCCCTCGCGGTAGTAataattctgttttatttttctacagcCGCGTTTTAGAACTTCGCCTCCCGTGACGACTATTTCTTCACGACCTCATCGTAATTCTCAAGTGAAATGTCGGCTTTTCTACGTATATACGTATAACGATGATTCAATAAGGCATACGATATCCAATTAGGGACTTGCCCTTATTTATCATGAAACTTTTACATGTATTTCTTGAAGTTAGGACACCTCCcgctctcactctctctctttccatcttGAAGAAACTTTCTCGTAATCTCTCTTAGGTCCGCACAAAAGTTGATGTTTTTGCTTAATGGTCGAGAGTGTAACGGATAGTCGTATATAAATTACTAGAGGGAATTACATAGGTCTGCAGTTTGATATAGTTCTCTCCGCGTCTCTCGTATTTCGCGTCTTGTTTTGCGGCTTGTTAAATTCGTACCTCCGGGGCGAAGTTTGGAACGCAGCCAACGTAATATAAAGTCTCTTCTTCACGTAGACGACGTCTCGTCTTCTCTCCTTCGTTCTTTGTCGAATGGCGAGGACGAGTCGCTGTCGTATACGTTCAACGTAACGTAACGCATCGCAACACGATGTGTATGTACACCTATCTAAAAGTAACGGTCGCAGCACTGCGTGCGTCGCGCCTATTACGTtatatttcttctctttttcttcttttaaccCGATATATTGTAATAACTTCTCGACTTGTCTTATTTGTCTACTATACAAACTCTTGGCTAGAACAACGGTAGGTAGTCCTCATGCGCTCGTTTTTTGCTTTTACGTAAATGTACTTAAACTGTACTGTattttctgctttttttttattcgtttatcgTCGTGTGCCTGGAGGGGCTGACCGGCAGTGATGTTAGCCTCCGCGGAAAAGTCTCCAGATGTAGACATAGAGGCATTATACGTGGCTCGTCTGGTTCAACTaccttttatctttttatcgaAAATAGACACAAGTTGCTCCTTCGTCAACGATAAATATgtctctttttatcttttctttcttttttacaccGAGACGCACtctaacattttaataaattcgatTTTCTACACCCAGCGAGCTTCTCGTCAGCTAATATCACTGAAGAATTCAAACAAATTCGCGTATAGTCTTCCTCTTGCTTCTTTCgagtattttactttttctttacatCGGATACAGGCCTAAttagagggagggagagggggaggggaggggaggagggagggCAAGGATTTCTGCTTTTATGAAATATCCAATCGATCGATATTCCCAGCTcggataaaaatttatcaaacaacTTTGCGGAGCGACCGACTCGAAATAGACCATCTCGCAAATACACGGCAATTACATTGGTTCGCCGAGATCAATCCGGCCGCCTGTTTCCGGTTCCCCTCCATCGAGCACGGTATTTATCTATCGTACGCAAGAGGATTATAGACACGTACACGTACACCCAAAACCTTACAGAGCTTACAAGATTACACGAATAGAAATACGTTTTTGTTTTCTCGCGTTAGGGAAACATCGGATCAACGGCGAATCGACGGTTTACTCTGTCGGGAAAATCGCGACAGAAAAGGGAAGCCGATTCGACGATTATCCGAATAAAATTACTGTTTCCCTCTcgtttttctctctcactctcagatttatctctctttctctctctcgctctctctctctctctctctctctctctctctcttttcttttcgtttCACTCTCCCATCCGCTCGTCTCGTTGACAATCACATGTTACACTGACGTACAATCGAGTATTGCGCGCGGATTATTGTTTTCACGAGAAGCATCACGATCAGTTCAACGAGCTTGATTATCGTCGcgcatgtataaaaataattccctATTTCCCCCGCGACATTGTCGATCGGCCTTTCCTTCGACACAGTCTCCTGAGTTGCGAGTTACAGCGATTGTTCACCCTGATCGATCGGAACGAGTTTCCCGTTCGTTTCTCGGATATTCCTTTGTGCGATATAGATCACCAGTGTGCGTCTTTATCCCAAGTTCGGTCGCTCGAAACATCGAGCGGCCGAACGCCAATTGGGACGCCGTGAATGTCTTAAGCGAGGAAGTGCATTTGCTTGCTTTCGTTGTTAAATGGATCACGAAGGTCGATGTGCGTCTGGTTGTATTACGATGGATGAAGAGATTCGCCGAATGATGGAAAATAATCAAGTCGCCCAATCTTCTTCTCGACTAAACAAGATTGCACGGTGGAGCACTTGCGTCTTGCGATGCCAGATAAGTTGCCCGCACTTTCTTCAAGTGCGTCGCGTCGGGATGCTGGATGCTGGTGGTTATACTGGATCCACAATGCAGTTGTGTGAACTTTCAGATAAACCCGACCGCGGGCGCGCGAATGCATTGTTCGCCAACTTATTCTGGCGCGTGACGGGGGCAGACGTAGGCAGACGTAGGCAGACGTAGGCAGATGTCTGAAATACGTCGGTAGATGAGATCTTGGGTATAGTTAGACCAagtcgccgttgtcgtcgtcgtcgtcgtcgtcgtcgtcgtcgtcgtcgtcgtcgtcgtcggcctCCTCTCGCGCGGCTCGTAGACGCGTCCTTTAAACGGACGGGTAATCCGACCCGGATTGCGTGCTTGCCACGGAATGTACCGCACAGTCAACGTAAAATGATCGATTTAGACTACCTTTAAGATGGGTTTGCTCCGGTTCCGGGACAGGAGTCGCTGCCGTAATATCGAAAATCTCCGATATTTCCTCGTATTCGAGCGAAAATACTTTCCGTCGTTCTTCTTTCGCGTCTCGCTGATATGTTCTTGCTCCATCTTTCCTCTTCATCGGTCAACTTTTGTCCCTCACATTACTTTCTTCTTGCGATTTTTATAGATTatccaataatataattttgtttgattttaatttCGTTGCATTCATAATTTAGATTTGTACATGGagagaatttttctttatacttaACCGCAAAATTTGctacaaattttactatgtGTGGTAATAAGCTTGAGACAACTTGGCAAACTATCAAATATTATGTAAcgatggaaattttttaaatatacgaacGTCACTTTATAAGCTGCTTAATAAAAATTGCCAGCATTGCAAAATGTTCCAAGGCAAAATTTTTATggtttgaaagaaaattttcttatataatgatatataatcatatatgaaattttatatgacTATGGAAGCGTTCTACTTTATGCTCGCAATGCTCTTGGAATCATTTCATTCTTGTTTGTCCAATATTGAACAAGGACAAATAATGCTCGCGAGCGTTGCAAGAATTAAGTAGGACGCGCCTTAATGTTATATACGCATcgtcttttgaaaaaaaaacacgctTACTCTAGTGAGACCCGAGACCTTTGGATTATGAGTTTTCTGCCTTATGTGCTACGTCATCTTTTTTATTGATAGATAGCGTTATATATTGTCCGTTTATGTTATAAacattatgttaattaatttatcatgccgcatgataaaattattgtgaGCGTTTaagtcattaaaaatatcatgctatattgtaaaatttatgtaagtaaatgtttattattacttgatattaattttatttaaaacaaaaaatcaaactATTCAACGTATTGTAAAATCACTAAAACTTCATTacgcaatttaataaaaataataaaacatattttatattttaccgtggtaaaatatagaatgtgtgtaataaatattaataaattaaagaaaattgcataaaattctttgaaatacaATGTTATTCTATGATTATTATGATATTTTcaggataaattttataagaaaattctctccgtgtacAAATTCCGTACAGCAATTGTCGCATCCATGAATTGTAACGGAATTCATTAACCGACGTAACAATTACactttaaaatctaaaaatttgtaaaatatgttttaatgccgacaagatagaaaaaaagatgattttCTAGAGGTACAAGCGATTAAAGACCAGATAATGTTCAATTTTTCGGGCAAATGATTTCCTCAGATATCGACATTCTGGATTTAGCTTCGTATCTCGATAAAAACAGGTCGAAGGTCATGCTCACTACGAAAGACGCATCCTAAAAGAGCGTTTCTTGGGACCATATTGATGGGACTGATGGTAATGGCGCTGGTGGTGGTCTGTGTCTGAGCTCGATCGGCGGTGAACACGGTGGGGATCCCACGCTACTCTGACTGCTACTGGTTGTTGTTGAGGCTTGTTGTGACCtgttattaaaagtttattacttaaagaagaaaattaataatataataattctttaatgaaaaattataagaagaagaagagaagaaactTGGAATTAGAGCGCAGatgtataaaaaatgataatcttTTTGATGACGTTTCTCTTcgagataaaaatattctgttaaaattcctttttttcaatatcCAATTGTTTgccataaaaaatttcaaatagctTATAACgtctaatatttttgtgattattaatatttacacgtGCCTGTTATTATAATTAGTTATGGTATGAAAGTTTAGTCGTTTTAAACTCGCAGCATCTTGCGTTGCGAGAGCAACACTTATTAGGAATTTACCTGGAGGTTTCGACGGCGGCACTGATGGTCAAACATTCTTGGCAGGGTTTACTACCGGTCCGTCGCCTGGGCACGCAGCCCGCGCATCCGTCCCATTTCTCGGGGATCCGTTTTTTCCTAGAAGGCACCCGTAGGAACCGCCGACAGCTTGGCCCAGGCGCATCCGAGTCCGTAGAAAAACCCGAGACCTCGTCCTCGGTGTCGACGCACTGCTCCTCGTCCTCGTTCTTCAGAAAGACGGAATCGGAGCCAAGCGACCTGGTATCAGGATCGGGGGGATCCACGCTACCCATCGATGCCAACGGCGCTCTTTTGCCCGACGACGCCGCCATAAGGCTGCCGACTGCACCGGCGTAAAGACCGACCTCGCTTCCGCATGGCGATAAATCCGGAGTTGGCTGTATTACCTGATTACATAACAAAAGTCTTTAATGGTAAAGACTCTCTCTTGAAgcttcttaaaattaattgcgattgtatctcatttttatttattatttgtagcAGCATTGTAAGctaaattataatatggaaTGGAATAGTAAAACCATTATTGcgtttattaacaattttatttgaagtaatTGAAATAAAGATCGAAAGAAGAGACGAAGAGCAATTTATCTCTCAATGTCTGcaatgtaatgtaatatttgaaattattggaaagaattaatatgaaaagaaaCCGTTTGAAAAGATATACGATTGCAAATATCTATTGCAGTCTACCTGGATATCGATAGGATAATATAAATCCCATGGCTCATCGTAGGCGGCGTGACGCGGGTAGGATGGAGGAGGTGGAAGGCACGGCATTACCATGGCTGAACCCCTTCGTTCCAGATAACTACTTCCAGTGCTGCTACAGGTGACCGAGCTACATCTTCTATGATCGACCGGGGGTGCCAACCTCGGTTGCCTGATTGGCGGTTCCAGCAGGGCATCGTATCCACCTCCGACTGAGGCGAAGCGAGGTGCCACCACGGGTGAATGAGGCTGGTTCAtctaatgtaaatatttctatcaatTACGAGTACTTGGCGAACGGACAAATTACAAACTGAACGGAGCTCTGGTAACTAGAGACCACTCTAGAGAACACATTTCAGAATGTGAAATATTGGATGGTGCTTTTGGCGTCGGTCCAACATTTTTACGTTTTAccaaaaaagtgtaaaattgtACTATTGGTAAAAGTGGAAACTGCACAATCCGCAATCAACGTGTTTCAATCCTATCTTCTCTTAACGATCTTTAATTACAACGTGTTTATAACGTTCACaacgtattaaataaaaattgttgtaattcGCCAATAAACATTGACGTCATATTTTGCAATTTCTTACAAATATTGAACAAAGAACACAACTTTAAAACGCATCacttaatttcttaataaaaatagaacaattttgttaacGTTTCAATGACAGGGAAAGGTGATATTCCTACAACTAGTTGTACCTttgatcatattatttttaaactatctGTTggatatttgtaaaagtaaaatgatATAGTTTATAACATATTctacaatttcaatattaaagaaataatatataattaattaaatattttaaatataatctaaaaacaCAAAGTAATGTCAGTATTGACGACTTTCTTCTaaagtaataagtaataattaaaatctacaaaaaatacatgtcaattttaaaacttgaacaaacagttaatatttttacacgTCAAAAGTAAATTTGCACAAAAGTGTGCAAACTTGGTGAAAGGTACAGTACCTTCTCCTACATTCTATTTTTGGGAGAATGTAGTACATTTGAGTAATAAtatctgttaattattttaatggagaTATTTAAGCTGCTACGGTATACCTCGACGCATAACGATCTTCTCGGACCACGACCCGGCCTGGGTGGTAACCTGGCGATCGCCTCGAGAGCGACGGCGAGTGCGCGTTCTTCGGCTTCAGCTTCCGCAACCGCTGCGGCTGCCGCCGCAGTCAAAGCCGGGTCTTCCAGTTGTTTGCTCGCTTTGCAtctgacaaataaaaaaaaaaaaaacgatattccAATTGTATTTCAATGGCGATGCAGAGGCCgatttgaagataaaaaaattacctGCTCTTATAAACTACTAGCAACACCATTAAGCTGAAAAAGCCGCCGAGGGTCGCGGCGATCCGTACCCCCGTCATGACGTCGTACGTTTTGTAAAATTCGATTTTGACCTGTTCGCGCTCGCTCAGAGTCGGCGTTGCATCTGGCAGGAACGTCGTCGGATCTGTCGTCGTCGTCCCTGTCACGTTGCTGCCGACACTCCCCATTCCTACGGATCAAACAGATTCGCCATTGTTACACGCgcggaagaaagagaaaaagaaatatatatatatataaaagtttgcGGATTCGAGAGCTGAATGCTGATATTCTGCAAATTGTGTTTGAGCTGAATGCAAGATGTCTGTAAATTGTTTGCGAACACATTCTCAAAAAGATAGACTCAAATCTTGAAGCTTGCCTTCTGTAAAATGGGTTGTCATCGCGTTTTATGGGAGTGAAATGTAGGGATAACAGATAAAAGCTTTGTTTAcctatttaacttaatttatcgatttaattaataaatgtaaatgtttaacTAGCGGTGATAATTTTgattatcaaaaagaattaaaataaaaggaagAACGATCACACTTGAAGGAACTGAACTGCTTGCAAGTATTTCAGGGAAAGGAAAGTGCATAAGCTATAAATCACATCGAGAGCATTTGTTTACCGAACTGTGTCGGCCAACGTGCGCTGACTGGGCTCGAAAATGGAGTGACGGCGCTGAATTTCCTGGAACAGAATGAAGGCGCGCCGTCAAAAAGGAAGCTGGCATTCACCCGGCAGGATTTTGCATTATCATGAAagtaagagagaaaaaaggggaaaaataCTAGGCGAAGAAAATTGGCACAAATAGGAGTAGGGACACTTGCGGAGGAATTGGAaggaaagacagagagagagagagagagagagagagaggggggggctGGTTTAAAGAGGAACACACACAAGGAGGGCGGGCTACAACTATTGAGTAACAGCCGGAGAAAACGAGAGGTACGAGGTGGTACATACACATTGCTTTTGTCGGGCTTGGCCGGCTAGCATTGTGTACGTAGAGATGGTTGTAGGTTCACGTATTGATTCCACCTTTGCGAGCCTACCTCCAGTGGTTAGAAGCAGCGAAGCGTACGCCAACGAATCAAGACCAAAATTTGTTCTAGAACGTTGTCGTTCGTTTGACGTCAAGCTTTGTCAAGTTTTTCAGAGAATCAGGCTATGAGAATCCAAAGCTGAATCTCAGCAAGACGAGCGGAAAAACGGAAATAGAAACAAACACActgttatttttcaaatataattcgttccgctattttattattgaaacgCCACGCGAATCTCTTGGCCTCAGAGCAGTCTGTGCGATATTGTTGCGGAAGctggatattaatttttataaaactcttTAATGTAATTGCTTTCAATTCTTATGATTGTCGAATCACAGACGATCAAAACGAACTTctctattcaaaaaaattgtataaggtAAATTTAACGACGCTAAAACGTGCTGTAAAGCCCAGTAAGTCCAATATTTCAAGAAAGCGAACAGCGACCGACAATTTCTGTggaatattgaataaataagtgggaaataaataaattttacaatcacCAGTCTAATATCGGAGCCTCAGTTCAAAAAATACCTGCGATACATATTACTGCGCATTTTATCCTTAAAAAAAAGAgctgataaaatattatcagttactgatatagtaatcagtttactGAAACACTTATCAGCTCTTTCTTTCAAGGTTATCACTAATCAGGCTCGCAACGTGACCCTCGTAAATAGTTTGTTTCCTAatgttaaattaactttaataaaattttaagaattatttataattacatatctcttaaaaaatttttattatagtagagaaattaatattataaaaattattagagtaTCTTTCTCTGGCTTAGTTTTGTGACAAGCTGGATCTCGCTTATTTCGCTAGGTACGTTTTGAACTCATATGACAGTATCGATATCGACAATTTGTCCGATGACCGAAAAATTTCCTTTCTATTTGTTCAATCCAATATTTCAGATTACCGGAAGAAATATCAGGTTTTTACATTTCGCTGGGCATTTTGCGCTTGGACGGAATTTAACAAGCTTCTTCGTTTGAGGAAGCTAATGGTTTAATAAAAGGATAATGATTTGATAAGAGATACCGTCGCCCTTGATACTTCCTCGTCTTCTCTCCATTGATTCAACGCCCTTAATCACTTGGGTTAGGTCAGATTAGGTCAGACGACAACCTGTGGATGCTCCACGTTCGAGAAGGTTGTTCCATGTGCTCTCACCAACACCCCCCGTAAAATTAACGGCGCGGTAAATCCCCTAGAGTTTCCACTTACAGAATTCTCACCACGTAGCGAGAGCTATTTACTATTTGTTATACAGACAGCTCGAAAAAAGTCTTATACAGCAATGCGAAAAATTACCAAAAGAGTATTAGTTTCATTAAAGATGTTAGTTTCTTGGAGTTGGtatattttctttctgtttttagTCATCAGTTACTGGACAAACACACTTGCGGAGtgttttaaatgaattactTCAAGTCACTGAAAAGAgattttttgagaaaatgttgagaaatatatcataataatGAATTGGACATTATGTCAATaaacaaaagaaacaaaaagtgtcattattaaatttgacgaTCAAGTTATTATTTCTAGCTTCAGTTTATGATTGCGCTTTAAGTTTCACAATCATATTGGCATGCagttatagattttatttaataattaaatgaaaatattattaaacaccaAGATTTGTTTTGACCagaaaatagttatttaattttcagttttctttaataaatatttccagtaactaattcttaaaatataactCTATTCttcgataaaaattgtaatttgaaggctattttaaaagtacataatgttaaaaattgaattcttgCAATGAATAGTAATCTTCTTTAATGCTTTTTGTTGTAGAAAAAGATTGACATTAAATTGGAATCTAAGCGACTCGTTAAATCACGCATATAAAAGGCAATATTAAAGTGAAATAGCTTCACTGTACCAAAATTCATCTTTTGAACGgtttatgcattttttatcattctaaaattaatttctggaAAAATGTCCACGCAATTTACGTGCTGTAGATTTGGGtagtgtaatatttttataattcaagcATTTAAATTGTTTGTCCAACGAGTAAAGCTGTTTTCCCAATAATTCTCCCAGTGCCACGGTATATAGGCAGGAGCGTGCTGGAGAATCAGCATTATATCGCATCTTTAGCCCAACTGCATGGGCAGTTGGCGCATAACAAGCGATTGAGCACATCGACTTACGCGTTACCCGTTACGCGTTCTAACGATCGCGCCGTATGGCTTGCATATAACACCGTCGATGAAATTTTGAAGGGGATTACCGTGGTTGATCCTGCTGCGCGCATGTGCTATTACGCGGCATTAAATTTGCGTACAATGTAGCCCAAGAGTCTGCCGGAACAGCGAAGGTATAATATTAGACGCGCATAGTATAATCAAACGGTTACGTTCCTGGTGAAGTCAAACATACAGATCTTCGGTCTTCGTTCTTCGGCATCGTTTGTTCGAAGCGAGTAGGCTAAATCTCTTCTCGTCTTTTCGCGTTAACGACAGCTGAAGCGAATCAAGTCTGTAAATTGTTCGAGGCTCATTTTGCCTTCTATCAGCCGTAACTCGGCGCGATTATCAGTTGGTTTAGTGTAGCCGAGCATTCTACATTTAATTGTGTGTTGAAAATTGAAGGTTTATATGAGAAActatcaaagttttatttaaaacgtgTGGTGGAAACAAAAGCAGTTCTCTCGATTTATGTCTCCTGTGAGAGAACAGACAGATTACTCCACTCAGGTATTGACTTTGGATTTAACTTTGTGCGCCATTAATAACGCGACACGGATGGTGACGCAATGATGCAGCGATCGAAACGTTTGTCAAACTTTATagaatattagtaataaatacaCTAGTGGTAATTAGTACGAAAGTCCAGCTCTTCAGCTCCTTGAtacatttaatgaattttattcctCTGAGccttgttatattttaatttgttaaatattatatacatatttttcaattttgaggaTATATTGGAGGAATCTTGCTTGTTCTGAAACTTTTTAATGTTGTGGTCTTAAAACTTTTATACTCTCAAGAGCAGTGTGCAATTATTTTAACCGCTTAGATATTCATCTGTAAAATAGAATTGTATAACATTATTcaagtgaatttttatttagagcGTTGAATAAAATTTCGTTCGAAAGATAAAACTTTTAGGAAGCTGCGTGCCAAGAGGTCTCGCCGAGACTTGTGCGGTGTGAACAAAACTTTCTGAAACGCAAATTTGCGCCGCGTCTAACTTTGGCGAGCACGCGCGGACGCGCGCGACGTCCGAGGTGTATCGACGTCCGAAAAGTCGGTCCAGGTGAGAAAGTTACGGGGTGAACaggtaactttttaaatattcgtaaaaGTTTGCGCTACATCGACGCGCGTAAATACAGTGACACGGAACGCCGAGAGACGACGCGACGTTTTCCCATTCGGGTCGCAAAAcgatgaaagagagaaagagagagagagagagagagagagagtcttaTCGACATCCGGCAAACACCATTTTTCCTCTTTGACGCCCGGCAGGCGCGTGTTATCATTTCCACGTCGGCAAACGGTCAAAAAGGAGTGGCGCGACATTGGGTGAAAATGGGTCGTCCGATAATTCGTTCCCTCGAAAACACCGTTACGATATGTATGGATTTGGGTTAACTTCATTTCGGCGATTTCACAGTCACCGCGCGCGAGTCTTTCGTTCGCGATGCTTTGAgacaacataaatattaataaaatttaatgaaaaaattatctaatgatctgaaatcgtttgtacAAAATCATACCGGTTGTGGTAACAATTTAAGAACGTTAATAATATTggatatttttgtcttttatgcTTAATGAGACcagaaattttttaactttagtttagCTTGAAGGCCTTGAGATGTCCTTTTCAAATAATGCAAGTGTGTAATTTAATGTA
The window above is part of the Solenopsis invicta isolate M01_SB chromosome 8, UNIL_Sinv_3.0, whole genome shotgun sequence genome. Proteins encoded here:
- the LOC105192854 gene encoding uncharacterized protein LOC105192854 isoform X1, which produces MPTATSTKRGMGSVGSNVTGTTTTDPTTFLPDATPTLSEREQVKIEFYKTYDVMTGVRIAATLGGFFSLMVLLVVYKSRCKASKQLEDPALTAAAAAAVAEAEAEERALAVALEAIARLPPRPGRGPRRSLCVEMNQPHSPVVAPRFASVGGGYDALLEPPIRQPRLAPPVDHRRCSSVTCSSTGSSYLERRGSAMVMPCLPPPPSYPRHAAYDEPWDLYYPIDIQVIQPTPDLSPCGSEVGLYAGAVGSLMAASSGKRAPLASMGSVDPPDPDTRSLGSDSVFLKNEDEEQCVDTEDEVSGFSTDSDAPGPSCRRFLRVPSRKKRIPEKWDGCAGCVPRRRTGSKPCQECLTISAAVETSRSQQASTTTSSSQSSVGSPPCSPPIELRHRPPPAPLPSVPSIWSQETLF
- the LOC105192854 gene encoding uncharacterized protein LOC105192854 isoform X2, whose amino-acid sequence is MGSVGSNVTGTTTTDPTTFLPDATPTLSEREQVKIEFYKTYDVMTGVRIAATLGGFFSLMVLLVVYKSRCKASKQLEDPALTAAAAAAVAEAEAEERALAVALEAIARLPPRPGRGPRRSLCVEMNQPHSPVVAPRFASVGGGYDALLEPPIRQPRLAPPVDHRRCSSVTCSSTGSSYLERRGSAMVMPCLPPPPSYPRHAAYDEPWDLYYPIDIQVIQPTPDLSPCGSEVGLYAGAVGSLMAASSGKRAPLASMGSVDPPDPDTRSLGSDSVFLKNEDEEQCVDTEDEVSGFSTDSDAPGPSCRRFLRVPSRKKRIPEKWDGCAGCVPRRRTGSKPCQECLTISAAVETSRSQQASTTTSSSQSSVGSPPCSPPIELRHRPPPAPLPSVPSIWSQETLF